In a genomic window of Dermochelys coriacea isolate rDerCor1 chromosome 11, rDerCor1.pri.v4, whole genome shotgun sequence:
- the GLB1L gene encoding beta-galactosidase-1-like protein isoform X1: MGPGRRLLLLAAALLQLEACAGARSFQVDYTHNCFRKDGAPFRYVSGSVHYARILRPAWRDRLWKMYMSGLNAVQVYVPWNYHEPRPGVYDFSGDRDLGSFLDLTAELGLLVILRPGPYICAEWEMGGLPAWLLWKPDIVLRSSDPDYLQAVDSWLDVLLPRIKPRLYQNGGNIISIQVENEYGSYPTCDYDYLRHLLAAFRARLGPDVLLFTTDGNSAPELRCGTLQGLYATVDFGPGPNVTAAFAPQRLYEPKGPLVNSEYYTGWLDYWGEPHASSSPAQVAQGLQDMLQLGANVNMYMFQGGTNFGYWSGADYKGQYKPVTTSYDYDAPLSEAGDPTEKLFAIRTVISKFQPLPEGPMPPATPKYAYGSVPLRKQGEVLELLDVLCPSGPIRSRFPLTFEAMKQAHGFVLYRTRLPRDVWDPAPLSSPPNSICDRAYVLLDGEYQGKLERDGQTTLNLTGQAGATLDLLVENMGRINFGVNTSDFKGLLRNLSLDSILLSDWLIYPLDVDAAVARGWPLPTPQAEGSRAMLRPALYTGTFQTPGIAWDTFVKFPGWSKGQLWINGFNLGRYWPAWGPQQTLFVPGSLLRASAPNNITLLELEGAPSRPFLLFLDRPLLNRTASPGAGAKLLTP, translated from the exons ATGGGGCCCGGGCGCCGCCTCCTGCTGCTGGCCGCGGCgctcctgcagctggag GCCTGCGCCGGCGCCCGCTCCTTCCAGGTGGATTACACCCACAACTGCTTCCGCAAGGACGGCGCCCCCTTCCGCTACGTCTCGGGCAGCGTCCACTACGCCCGCATCCTGCGCCCCGCCTGGCGCGACCGGCTCTGGAAGATGTACATGAGCGGCCTCAACGCCGTGCAGGT CTACGTCCCCTGGAATTACCACGAGCCACGGCCCGGGGTCTATGACTTCTCCGGGGACCGAGACCTGGGCAGCTTCCTGGACCTGACGGCAGAGCTGGGCCTCCTGGTGATCCTGCGGCCCGGGCCCTACATCTGCGCCGAGTGGGAGATG GGTGGCCTCCCTGCCTGGCTGTTGTGGAAACCAGACATTGTCCTTCGCTCCTCTGACCCAG ATTACCTGCAGGCCGTGGATTCCTGGCTGGATGTCCTGCTGCCCAGGATCAAGCCCCGGTTGTACCAGAACGGAGGGAACATCATCAGCatccag GTGGAGAACGAATACGGGAGCTACCCCACCTGCGACTACGACTACCTGCGTCACCTGCTGGCCGCCTTCCGCGCCCGGCTGGGGCCCGACGTGCTGCTCTTCACCACCGATGGCAACAGCGCCCCCGAGCTGCGCTGCGGCACCCTGCAGGGGCTCTACGCCACCGTGGACTTCGGGCCAG GCCCCAACGTCACGGCTGCGTTTGCCCCTCAGCGACTCTATGAACCCAAGGGGCCTCTG GTGAACTCGGAGTACTACACGGGCTGGCTGGACTACTGGGGAGAGCCgcatgccagcagcagccccgCACAGGTGGCTCAGGGTCTCCAGGacatgctgcagctgggagccaacGTCAACAT GTACATGTTCCAGGGAGGCACCAACTTCGGCTACTGGAGCG GTGCCGACTACAAGGGCCAATACAAGCCAGTCACCACCAGCTACGACTACGATGCGCCGCTCTCGGAGGCCGGCGACCCCACCGAGAAGCTGTTTGCCATCCGGACAGTCATCAGCAAG TTCCAGCCCCTACCTGAGGGTCCGATGCCGCCTGCCACCCCCAAGTACGCCTATGGCTCCGTGCCCCTGCGGAAG CAGGGCGAGGTGCTGGAGCTGCTGGACGTGCTGTGCCCCAGCGGGCCCATCCGGAGCCGGTTCCCCCTCACCTTCGAGGCTATGAAacag GCTCACGGCTTCGTCCTCTACCGGACTCGCCTGCCCCGGGACGTCTGGGATCCAGCCCCTCTGAGCTCCCCTCCCAACAGCATCTGCGACCGCGCCTACGTGCTGCTCGATGGG GAGTACCAGGGGAAGCTGGAGCGCGACGGGCAGACAACACTGAACCTCACGGGCCAGGCTGGCGCCACGCTGGACCTGCTGGTGGAGAACATGGGCAGGATCAACTTTGGTGTGAACACCAGCGACTTCAAG GGCCTGCTTCGGAATCTCTCCCTGGACTCGATTCTGCTCAGCGACTGGCTGATTTACCCCCTGGATGTGGACGCAGCCGTGGCACGGGGCtggcccctgcccaccccccaggctgaggggagcagggccatgctgaGGCCAGCTCTCTACACGGGGACCTTCCAGACTCCTGGCATCGCCTGGGACACCTTCGTGAAGTTCCCAGGCTGGAGCAAG GGCCAGCTCTGGATAAATGGCTTCAACCTGGGCCGGTACTGGCCGGCATGGGGGCCCCAGCAGACGCTCTTCGTGCCCGGCTCCCTGCTGCGCGCCTCGGCCCCCAACAACATCACCCTGCTGGAACTGGAGGGGGCCCCCTCCAGGCCCTTCCTGCTGTTCCTGGACCGGCCCCTGCTCAACCGGACCGCCAGCCCCGGCGCTGGGGCCAAGCTGCTGACTCCCTAA
- the GLB1L gene encoding beta-galactosidase-1-like protein isoform X2, whose protein sequence is MGPGRRLLLLAAALLQLEACAGARSFQVDYTHNCFRKDGAPFRYVSGSVHYARILRPAWRDRLWKMYMSGLNAVQVYVPWNYHEPRPGVYDFSGDRDLGSFLDLTAELGLLVILRPGPYICAEWEMGGLPAWLLWKPDIVLRSSDPDYLQAVDSWLDVLLPRIKPRLYQNGGNIISIQVENEYGSYPTCDYDYLRHLLAAFRARLGPDVLLFTTDGNSAPELRCGTLQGLYATVDFGPGPNVTAAFAPQRLYEPKGPLVNSEYYTGWLDYWGEPHASSSPAQVAQGLQDMLQLGANVNMYMFQGGTNFGYWSGADYKGQYKPVTTSYDYDAPLSEAGDPTEKLFAIRTVISKQGEVLELLDVLCPSGPIRSRFPLTFEAMKQAHGFVLYRTRLPRDVWDPAPLSSPPNSICDRAYVLLDGEYQGKLERDGQTTLNLTGQAGATLDLLVENMGRINFGVNTSDFKGLLRNLSLDSILLSDWLIYPLDVDAAVARGWPLPTPQAEGSRAMLRPALYTGTFQTPGIAWDTFVKFPGWSKGQLWINGFNLGRYWPAWGPQQTLFVPGSLLRASAPNNITLLELEGAPSRPFLLFLDRPLLNRTASPGAGAKLLTP, encoded by the exons ATGGGGCCCGGGCGCCGCCTCCTGCTGCTGGCCGCGGCgctcctgcagctggag GCCTGCGCCGGCGCCCGCTCCTTCCAGGTGGATTACACCCACAACTGCTTCCGCAAGGACGGCGCCCCCTTCCGCTACGTCTCGGGCAGCGTCCACTACGCCCGCATCCTGCGCCCCGCCTGGCGCGACCGGCTCTGGAAGATGTACATGAGCGGCCTCAACGCCGTGCAGGT CTACGTCCCCTGGAATTACCACGAGCCACGGCCCGGGGTCTATGACTTCTCCGGGGACCGAGACCTGGGCAGCTTCCTGGACCTGACGGCAGAGCTGGGCCTCCTGGTGATCCTGCGGCCCGGGCCCTACATCTGCGCCGAGTGGGAGATG GGTGGCCTCCCTGCCTGGCTGTTGTGGAAACCAGACATTGTCCTTCGCTCCTCTGACCCAG ATTACCTGCAGGCCGTGGATTCCTGGCTGGATGTCCTGCTGCCCAGGATCAAGCCCCGGTTGTACCAGAACGGAGGGAACATCATCAGCatccag GTGGAGAACGAATACGGGAGCTACCCCACCTGCGACTACGACTACCTGCGTCACCTGCTGGCCGCCTTCCGCGCCCGGCTGGGGCCCGACGTGCTGCTCTTCACCACCGATGGCAACAGCGCCCCCGAGCTGCGCTGCGGCACCCTGCAGGGGCTCTACGCCACCGTGGACTTCGGGCCAG GCCCCAACGTCACGGCTGCGTTTGCCCCTCAGCGACTCTATGAACCCAAGGGGCCTCTG GTGAACTCGGAGTACTACACGGGCTGGCTGGACTACTGGGGAGAGCCgcatgccagcagcagccccgCACAGGTGGCTCAGGGTCTCCAGGacatgctgcagctgggagccaacGTCAACAT GTACATGTTCCAGGGAGGCACCAACTTCGGCTACTGGAGCG GTGCCGACTACAAGGGCCAATACAAGCCAGTCACCACCAGCTACGACTACGATGCGCCGCTCTCGGAGGCCGGCGACCCCACCGAGAAGCTGTTTGCCATCCGGACAGTCATCAGCAAG CAGGGCGAGGTGCTGGAGCTGCTGGACGTGCTGTGCCCCAGCGGGCCCATCCGGAGCCGGTTCCCCCTCACCTTCGAGGCTATGAAacag GCTCACGGCTTCGTCCTCTACCGGACTCGCCTGCCCCGGGACGTCTGGGATCCAGCCCCTCTGAGCTCCCCTCCCAACAGCATCTGCGACCGCGCCTACGTGCTGCTCGATGGG GAGTACCAGGGGAAGCTGGAGCGCGACGGGCAGACAACACTGAACCTCACGGGCCAGGCTGGCGCCACGCTGGACCTGCTGGTGGAGAACATGGGCAGGATCAACTTTGGTGTGAACACCAGCGACTTCAAG GGCCTGCTTCGGAATCTCTCCCTGGACTCGATTCTGCTCAGCGACTGGCTGATTTACCCCCTGGATGTGGACGCAGCCGTGGCACGGGGCtggcccctgcccaccccccaggctgaggggagcagggccatgctgaGGCCAGCTCTCTACACGGGGACCTTCCAGACTCCTGGCATCGCCTGGGACACCTTCGTGAAGTTCCCAGGCTGGAGCAAG GGCCAGCTCTGGATAAATGGCTTCAACCTGGGCCGGTACTGGCCGGCATGGGGGCCCCAGCAGACGCTCTTCGTGCCCGGCTCCCTGCTGCGCGCCTCGGCCCCCAACAACATCACCCTGCTGGAACTGGAGGGGGCCCCCTCCAGGCCCTTCCTGCTGTTCCTGGACCGGCCCCTGCTCAACCGGACCGCCAGCCCCGGCGCTGGGGCCAAGCTGCTGACTCCCTAA
- the GLB1L gene encoding beta-galactosidase-1-like protein isoform X3, with protein sequence MGGLPAWLLWKPDIVLRSSDPDYLQAVDSWLDVLLPRIKPRLYQNGGNIISIQVENEYGSYPTCDYDYLRHLLAAFRARLGPDVLLFTTDGNSAPELRCGTLQGLYATVDFGPGPNVTAAFAPQRLYEPKGPLVNSEYYTGWLDYWGEPHASSSPAQVAQGLQDMLQLGANVNMYMFQGGTNFGYWSGADYKGQYKPVTTSYDYDAPLSEAGDPTEKLFAIRTVISKFQPLPEGPMPPATPKYAYGSVPLRKQGEVLELLDVLCPSGPIRSRFPLTFEAMKQAHGFVLYRTRLPRDVWDPAPLSSPPNSICDRAYVLLDGEYQGKLERDGQTTLNLTGQAGATLDLLVENMGRINFGVNTSDFKGLLRNLSLDSILLSDWLIYPLDVDAAVARGWPLPTPQAEGSRAMLRPALYTGTFQTPGIAWDTFVKFPGWSKGQLWINGFNLGRYWPAWGPQQTLFVPGSLLRASAPNNITLLELEGAPSRPFLLFLDRPLLNRTASPGAGAKLLTP encoded by the exons ATG GGTGGCCTCCCTGCCTGGCTGTTGTGGAAACCAGACATTGTCCTTCGCTCCTCTGACCCAG ATTACCTGCAGGCCGTGGATTCCTGGCTGGATGTCCTGCTGCCCAGGATCAAGCCCCGGTTGTACCAGAACGGAGGGAACATCATCAGCatccag GTGGAGAACGAATACGGGAGCTACCCCACCTGCGACTACGACTACCTGCGTCACCTGCTGGCCGCCTTCCGCGCCCGGCTGGGGCCCGACGTGCTGCTCTTCACCACCGATGGCAACAGCGCCCCCGAGCTGCGCTGCGGCACCCTGCAGGGGCTCTACGCCACCGTGGACTTCGGGCCAG GCCCCAACGTCACGGCTGCGTTTGCCCCTCAGCGACTCTATGAACCCAAGGGGCCTCTG GTGAACTCGGAGTACTACACGGGCTGGCTGGACTACTGGGGAGAGCCgcatgccagcagcagccccgCACAGGTGGCTCAGGGTCTCCAGGacatgctgcagctgggagccaacGTCAACAT GTACATGTTCCAGGGAGGCACCAACTTCGGCTACTGGAGCG GTGCCGACTACAAGGGCCAATACAAGCCAGTCACCACCAGCTACGACTACGATGCGCCGCTCTCGGAGGCCGGCGACCCCACCGAGAAGCTGTTTGCCATCCGGACAGTCATCAGCAAG TTCCAGCCCCTACCTGAGGGTCCGATGCCGCCTGCCACCCCCAAGTACGCCTATGGCTCCGTGCCCCTGCGGAAG CAGGGCGAGGTGCTGGAGCTGCTGGACGTGCTGTGCCCCAGCGGGCCCATCCGGAGCCGGTTCCCCCTCACCTTCGAGGCTATGAAacag GCTCACGGCTTCGTCCTCTACCGGACTCGCCTGCCCCGGGACGTCTGGGATCCAGCCCCTCTGAGCTCCCCTCCCAACAGCATCTGCGACCGCGCCTACGTGCTGCTCGATGGG GAGTACCAGGGGAAGCTGGAGCGCGACGGGCAGACAACACTGAACCTCACGGGCCAGGCTGGCGCCACGCTGGACCTGCTGGTGGAGAACATGGGCAGGATCAACTTTGGTGTGAACACCAGCGACTTCAAG GGCCTGCTTCGGAATCTCTCCCTGGACTCGATTCTGCTCAGCGACTGGCTGATTTACCCCCTGGATGTGGACGCAGCCGTGGCACGGGGCtggcccctgcccaccccccaggctgaggggagcagggccatgctgaGGCCAGCTCTCTACACGGGGACCTTCCAGACTCCTGGCATCGCCTGGGACACCTTCGTGAAGTTCCCAGGCTGGAGCAAG GGCCAGCTCTGGATAAATGGCTTCAACCTGGGCCGGTACTGGCCGGCATGGGGGCCCCAGCAGACGCTCTTCGTGCCCGGCTCCCTGCTGCGCGCCTCGGCCCCCAACAACATCACCCTGCTGGAACTGGAGGGGGCCCCCTCCAGGCCCTTCCTGCTGTTCCTGGACCGGCCCCTGCTCAACCGGACCGCCAGCCCCGGCGCTGGGGCCAAGCTGCTGACTCCCTAA